One segment of Stappia sp. 28M-7 DNA contains the following:
- a CDS encoding YceI family protein, translating into MTMFAYRNFRGRALGLALASLLVAGPAAASDWSVDMTQSSLSFVATQNGSPVEGRFENWSAEISLDPDNLADARIRAVIETGTAGTGQPQIDQTLSSASWFDPSSHPQAVFESSQITALGDGRYEAAGELSIKGKAVPLTLPFTLEIDGDTARAQAEVPLMRLVFGIGSDIPASTVGDEVSVKIGITATR; encoded by the coding sequence ATGACGATGTTCGCATATCGAAATTTCCGCGGCCGTGCTCTCGGCCTCGCCCTGGCGAGCCTTCTTGTCGCCGGTCCGGCGGCTGCCAGCGACTGGTCCGTCGATATGACCCAAAGCAGCCTTTCCTTCGTCGCCACGCAGAACGGAAGCCCGGTCGAGGGTCGTTTTGAAAACTGGTCGGCGGAGATTTCCCTCGACCCGGACAACCTCGCCGATGCCCGCATCCGCGCCGTCATCGAAACCGGCACTGCCGGCACCGGTCAGCCGCAGATCGACCAGACGCTGTCGAGCGCCTCGTGGTTCGACCCGTCCAGCCATCCGCAGGCGGTCTTCGAATCCTCGCAGATCACGGCCCTTGGCGATGGGCGCTATGAGGCCGCCGGCGAGCTGTCGATCAAGGGCAAGGCAGTCCCGCTTACCCTGCCCTTCACGTTGGAGATCGACGGCGACACCGCCCGTGCCCAGGCCGAGGTTCCGTTGATGCGCCTGGTCTTCGGCATCGGCTCGGACATCCCGGCCTCCACGGTCGGCGACGAGGTCTCCGTCAAGATCGGCATCACCGCCACGCGGTAA
- a CDS encoding cytochrome b, with amino-acid sequence MQLRNTRSGYGLVAILFHWTMALLIIGLFLFGKYMTGLDPMAPDTFTLYQLHKSLGFLVLALVLARLAWRFANPSPALPETMPGIERLAAHLGHAGLYALMLAIPLSGWLMVSASPWGIPTVVFDTLPVPHLPVPSALGTKAEAESALKEVHELLANGLLLLVLLHVAAALKHHFLNRDDVLRRMVRTASTGRRD; translated from the coding sequence ATGCAACTGCGCAATACCCGCTCTGGCTATGGCCTTGTTGCCATCCTGTTTCACTGGACGATGGCGCTGCTCATCATCGGGCTGTTCCTGTTCGGCAAGTACATGACGGGGCTCGACCCGATGGCGCCGGACACTTTCACGCTCTACCAGTTGCACAAGTCGCTCGGCTTCCTGGTGCTCGCGCTCGTGCTGGCACGGCTCGCCTGGCGTTTCGCCAATCCCTCACCGGCCCTGCCGGAGACGATGCCGGGAATCGAGCGTCTCGCAGCCCATCTCGGACATGCCGGCCTTTACGCCTTGATGCTGGCGATCCCGCTGTCCGGCTGGCTGATGGTCTCCGCGTCGCCCTGGGGAATTCCGACCGTGGTGTTCGACACCCTGCCTGTCCCTCATCTGCCCGTACCATCGGCGCTGGGCACAAAGGCTGAGGCCGAAAGCGCGCTGAAGGAGGTCCATGAGCTGTTGGCCAACGGATTGCTTCTTCTTGTGCTGCTCCACGTGGCGGCCGCGCTCAAACACCATTTTCTCAACAGGGACGATGTGCTGCGCCGCATGGTCCGTACTGCCTCCACAGGGCGCAGGGACTGA
- a CDS encoding YceI family protein has translation MIRLTAAALALALAAAPAIAEPVAYDFDKSHANLTFSYNHLGYSTTDGRFGDWEGELVIDQETPANSRISMTVNTDSLDTFWGERDTHLKSADFFEVSAHPTATFVSTNVEKTSENTLAVSGDLTIKGITKPVVFDVTVNTIGEHPMAKTPAVGLDATTVVKRSDFGMNMFVPYVGDEVTISFSAEALQAK, from the coding sequence ATGATCCGTCTGACCGCCGCCGCACTGGCGCTCGCCCTTGCCGCCGCTCCCGCAATTGCCGAGCCGGTTGCCTACGACTTCGACAAGTCCCACGCCAACCTGACCTTCTCCTACAACCACCTCGGCTATTCGACGACCGACGGCCGCTTCGGCGACTGGGAAGGCGAACTGGTGATCGACCAGGAGACGCCGGCCAACTCGCGTATCTCGATGACCGTCAACACCGACAGCCTCGACACGTTCTGGGGCGAGCGCGACACGCACCTCAAGAGTGCTGACTTCTTCGAGGTCTCCGCTCACCCGACCGCGACCTTCGTCTCCACCAATGTCGAGAAGACCAGCGAGAACACGCTGGCCGTCTCCGGTGACCTGACCATCAAGGGCATCACCAAGCCGGTGGTGTTCGACGTGACGGTCAACACTATCGGCGAGCATCCGATGGCCAAGACCCCGGCCGTCGGCCTGGATGCGACCACCGTCGTCAAGCGTTCGGACTTCGGCATGAACATGTTCGTGCCCTATGTCGGCGACGAGGTTACGATCTCCTTCAGCGCCGAAGCCCTGCAGGCGAAGTAA
- a CDS encoding glutathione S-transferase N-terminal domain-containing protein: protein MIDLYTWSTPNGRKVSIMLEECGLPYEVFPVDITNAEQHAPAFVHISPNSKIPAIIDREAGVSLMESGAILLYLAEKTGRFLPPEGPERLRVIEWLMWQMGGFGPMLGQAHHFLHFNPGKAPYAEERYASEAKRLYSVLDRQLSEHKFVAGEYSIADMSIWPWASRFEWQGINLADYPNVRRWYLEVAARPAVRSGYDVPSVTSGIPMPA, encoded by the coding sequence ATGATCGACCTGTACACTTGGAGCACTCCGAACGGCCGCAAGGTCTCGATCATGCTGGAAGAATGCGGGCTTCCCTATGAGGTGTTCCCGGTCGATATCACCAATGCCGAACAACATGCGCCGGCGTTCGTGCACATTTCTCCCAACAGCAAGATCCCGGCGATCATCGACCGCGAAGCCGGTGTGAGTCTGATGGAATCAGGTGCCATCCTGCTCTATCTCGCCGAAAAGACCGGTCGTTTTCTCCCTCCGGAGGGACCGGAGCGGCTGCGGGTCATCGAATGGCTGATGTGGCAGATGGGTGGTTTCGGCCCGATGCTGGGCCAGGCCCACCATTTCCTGCATTTCAATCCCGGCAAGGCACCCTACGCCGAGGAGCGCTATGCCAGCGAGGCCAAGCGCCTTTACAGCGTGCTGGATCGCCAGCTCTCGGAACACAAGTTCGTGGCGGGCGAGTATTCCATCGCCGACATGTCGATCTGGCCCTGGGCAAGCCGCTTCGAATGGCAGGGCATCAACCTCGCCGATTATCCCAACGTTCGGCGCTGGTATCTCGAGGTGGCGGCACGGCCGGCAGTGCGGAGCGGCTACGACGTACCCAGCGTTACGAGCGGGATCCCCATGCCGGCTTGA
- a CDS encoding glutathione S-transferase C-terminal domain-containing protein has translation MALLTDFPITRRWPAAHPDRLQLYSLATPNGIKVSAALEELGLPYEAHKVSFDTNDQMTPEFLSLNPNNKIPAILDPNGPDGEPLALFESGAILLYLAEKTGKLIPADAAGRYHCIQWLMWQMGGLGPMFGQLGHFHHFVADKVKDPYPRERYTAEAKRLLAVLEQRLDGRPYILGDDYSIADIAVWPWIRTLGGFYGAGEITGLDTLANVQRWFADCSERPASQRAVSIPS, from the coding sequence ATGGCGTTACTTACCGACTTTCCGATCACGCGCCGCTGGCCGGCGGCCCACCCTGACCGTCTTCAGCTCTACTCGCTGGCAACCCCGAACGGCATCAAGGTATCCGCAGCTCTGGAAGAGCTTGGCCTTCCCTATGAGGCCCACAAGGTTTCGTTCGACACGAACGATCAGATGACGCCGGAATTCCTGTCGCTGAACCCTAACAACAAGATCCCTGCGATCCTCGACCCCAACGGGCCGGACGGCGAGCCTCTGGCCCTGTTCGAGAGCGGCGCAATCCTGCTGTACCTTGCGGAGAAGACCGGCAAGCTGATCCCCGCCGATGCGGCGGGACGCTATCACTGCATCCAGTGGCTGATGTGGCAGATGGGCGGACTGGGGCCGATGTTCGGCCAGCTCGGCCATTTTCACCATTTCGTCGCCGATAAGGTCAAGGATCCTTATCCGCGCGAGCGCTACACGGCGGAGGCGAAGCGCCTTCTTGCCGTGCTGGAGCAACGTCTGGACGGGCGCCCCTACATCCTGGGCGACGACTACTCCATCGCAGATATCGCGGTCTGGCCCTGGATCCGCACGCTCGGCGGCTTCTACGGCGCGGGCGAGATCACCGGCCTCGACACGCTGGCGAATGTCCAGCGCTGGTTTGCCGACTGCTCCGAGCGCCCTGCCTCGCAGCGCGCCGTATCCATTCCGTCCTGA